The Burkholderia cepacia ATCC 25416 genome includes a window with the following:
- a CDS encoding OsmC family protein, with translation MSEAHISVDVAQQARFCFEVVFAGTTLSPVLTDEPPPLGEGRGPNPIRLLAAAVATCLAASLLFALEKQHVDPQPIAARIDVDMVQNEAGRVRVGAMSVRLSIGRTWADLAAATRVLDQFDAYCVLTESLREGIPVSVDLCDASGAVLGYAATDA, from the coding sequence ATGAGCGAGGCGCACATATCGGTCGATGTCGCGCAGCAGGCGCGCTTCTGTTTCGAAGTGGTGTTTGCCGGCACGACGCTGTCGCCGGTCCTCACCGACGAACCGCCGCCGCTCGGCGAAGGACGCGGGCCGAACCCGATCCGGTTGCTGGCCGCGGCGGTCGCGACCTGTCTCGCGGCGAGCCTGCTGTTCGCGCTGGAAAAGCAGCATGTCGATCCGCAGCCGATTGCCGCACGCATCGATGTCGACATGGTGCAGAACGAAGCGGGCAGGGTGCGCGTGGGCGCGATGTCGGTACGGCTGTCGATCGGCAGGACGTGGGCCGATCTCGCGGCGGCGACGCGCGTGCTCGATCAGTTCGATGCGTATTGCGTGCTGACGGAGAGCCTGCGAGAAGGCATTCCGGTGTCGGTCGACCTGTGCGATGCGAGCGGCGCGGTGCTCGGATACGCGGCGACGGACGCGTGA
- a CDS encoding nuclear transport factor 2 family protein, translating into MTDSNPRHALYELACRYAQAVDRRDWPRLTALFTPDAQLAGPGFRFDDRDAIVTGMRVIERYEATQHHVHNQLVTLDGGEADVETYGVACHVYVRDGVKRKLDWGLRYRDRCVFDGGTWRFAARTLHVDWSQDLPLEG; encoded by the coding sequence ATGACCGATTCGAATCCCCGCCACGCGCTGTACGAACTGGCGTGCCGCTATGCGCAAGCCGTCGACCGGCGCGACTGGCCGCGACTCACCGCCCTCTTCACGCCCGATGCGCAGCTCGCCGGCCCCGGCTTCCGCTTCGACGACCGCGACGCGATCGTGACGGGCATGCGCGTGATCGAGCGCTACGAAGCGACCCAGCATCACGTGCACAACCAGCTCGTGACGCTCGACGGCGGCGAGGCCGACGTCGAGACCTATGGCGTCGCCTGCCACGTCTACGTGCGCGACGGCGTGAAGCGCAAGCTCGACTGGGGGCTGCGCTATCGCGACCGCTGCGTGTTCGACGGCGGCACGTGGCGTTTCGCCGCGCGCACGCTGCACGTCGACTGGTCGCAAGACCTGCCGCTGGAGGGCTGA
- a CDS encoding SDR family oxidoreductase, with translation MNRVANKVALVTGAASGVGRADALLLAAEGARVVLTDIDEDAGRALAREIGDAALFVRHDIADEDGWRQAIASTLDRFGRLDVLVNNAAICPVGSIEDTSLDTWRRVMRTNADGYFLGCKYAIGAMKGNDTPGSIVMMSSVAALGGLPMMCAYTGSKGAVTALARSVAVHCKRSGYRIRCNSIHPDGIWTPMTQALMPDLDPAALGIGSDPMARMCDPRDVANLVLFLASDESRFVNGAELRIDNAQLVSSL, from the coding sequence ATGAATCGAGTCGCAAACAAGGTCGCGCTGGTCACCGGTGCGGCAAGCGGCGTCGGCCGCGCGGATGCGCTGCTGCTCGCCGCCGAAGGCGCGCGTGTCGTGCTGACCGACATCGACGAGGACGCAGGCCGCGCGCTCGCACGCGAGATCGGCGACGCCGCACTGTTCGTCCGCCACGACATCGCCGACGAGGACGGCTGGCGACAGGCGATCGCATCGACGCTCGACCGCTTCGGCCGCCTCGACGTGCTCGTCAACAACGCGGCGATCTGTCCGGTCGGCTCGATCGAGGACACGAGCCTCGACACGTGGCGCCGCGTGATGCGCACCAACGCCGACGGCTATTTCCTCGGCTGCAAATATGCGATCGGCGCGATGAAGGGCAACGACACGCCGGGCTCGATCGTGATGATGTCGTCGGTCGCCGCGCTCGGCGGGCTGCCGATGATGTGCGCATACACCGGGTCGAAAGGCGCGGTGACGGCGCTCGCGCGCAGCGTCGCCGTGCATTGCAAGCGCAGCGGTTACCGCATCCGCTGCAACTCGATCCATCCGGACGGGATCTGGACGCCGATGACGCAGGCGCTGATGCCCGATCTCGACCCGGCCGCGCTCGGCATCGGCAGCGATCCGATGGCACGCATGTGCGACCCGCGGGACGTCGCGAATCTCGTGCTGTTCCTCGCGTCCGACGAATCGCGTTTCGTGAACGGTGCGGAGCTGCGGATCGACAACGCGCAACTGGTGTCGTCGCTGTGA
- a CDS encoding SDR family NAD(P)-dependent oxidoreductase, whose product MISFNGKTVLVTGGGAGIGRACAEAFGAAGARVAVAEIDPARAQDVRQALEAAGVDALVGTVDVTRRDQVDAFARTVDARFGGLDVLVNNVGDFLQIAKPFDDCTDDDIARLFDANLRQVFVVTRAMLPLLRKRGAGGSIVGVSSIEGFRAIPNCTVYASFKAALTGFTKSLALELGPAGIRVNQIAPETTETPQVPVSAMVAAEHREHIPRWIPLGRFGAAGDIAGAALFLASPLAAWVTGTTLHVDGGALAAAGWYRDPNGFWTNMPVVTGNGFNF is encoded by the coding sequence ATGATTTCATTCAACGGCAAGACCGTGCTGGTCACCGGCGGCGGTGCGGGCATCGGCCGTGCGTGTGCGGAAGCGTTCGGCGCGGCCGGCGCGCGCGTCGCGGTCGCCGAGATCGACCCGGCCCGCGCGCAGGACGTGCGCCAGGCGCTCGAAGCGGCGGGCGTCGACGCGCTCGTCGGCACCGTGGACGTCACGCGTCGCGACCAGGTCGATGCATTCGCACGAACCGTCGACGCGCGCTTCGGCGGCCTCGACGTGCTCGTCAACAATGTGGGCGACTTCCTGCAGATCGCGAAACCGTTCGACGACTGCACCGACGACGACATCGCGCGGCTGTTCGACGCGAACCTGCGCCAGGTGTTCGTCGTCACGCGCGCGATGCTGCCGTTGCTGCGCAAGCGCGGCGCAGGCGGCAGCATCGTCGGCGTGTCGTCAATCGAAGGCTTTCGCGCCATTCCGAACTGCACCGTGTACGCGTCGTTCAAGGCCGCGCTGACCGGCTTCACGAAAAGCCTCGCGCTCGAACTCGGGCCGGCCGGCATTCGCGTGAACCAGATCGCCCCCGAAACCACCGAGACGCCGCAGGTGCCCGTCAGCGCGATGGTCGCGGCCGAGCATCGCGAGCACATCCCGCGCTGGATCCCGCTCGGGCGCTTCGGCGCGGCCGGCGATATCGCGGGGGCCGCGCTGTTCCTCGCGAGCCCGCTCGCCGCGTGGGTCACCGGCACGACGCTGCATGTCGACGGCGGCGCGCTCGCGGCGGCCGGCTGGTATCGCGACCCGAACGGCTTCTGGACCAACATGCCCGTCGTCACGGGCAACGGCTTCAATTTCTGA
- a CDS encoding FAD-dependent oxidoreductase — MSSDYSLTHPLNIRDVHRWDAEHDVVIVGFGAAGACAAIEAARAGADTLIVERASSYGGTSALSGGEIYLGGSGGTPAQRRAGFTDETEDLYRYLMLAGGRDADEAKVRLYANESLAHHDWLVAQGLTYKNTFIAERIVEPETDDCLIWSGSEEAWPFSEAAKPCPRGHTPQWPGWGGGQMLMRVLAERVAALGVATRYDTRALALIVDDDGAVRGVVLRAYGETACVRARRAVILCAGGFAMNRDMVRRHAPQFLRSDEPIGSPGDDGSGILLGQSAGGAAIHMDQGFVSLPFYAPESLIRGIFVNARGQRFVNEDGYHGRTGHHAFHQAGDRIYLLVDQATYREPPAIARIGIAAAGETWEEVERDLQMPAGTLTATVDVYNRHAAEGADPLFHKAEKWLQPLIEPPFVALDCRIDYAFYPHFTLGGLDTLPTGQVVDAARAPVAGLYAAGRTTCGLPRWGAGYSSGLSLADSTFFGRQAGRHAAQAGCDALRDAA, encoded by the coding sequence ATGTCATCCGACTATTCCCTGACTCACCCCCTGAACATTCGCGACGTGCATCGCTGGGATGCCGAACACGATGTCGTGATCGTCGGCTTCGGCGCGGCCGGCGCCTGTGCGGCGATCGAAGCCGCGCGCGCCGGCGCCGACACGCTGATCGTCGAGCGCGCATCGAGCTACGGCGGCACGAGCGCGCTGTCGGGCGGCGAGATCTACCTCGGCGGCAGCGGCGGTACGCCCGCACAGCGGCGGGCCGGCTTTACCGACGAGACCGAGGATCTGTACCGCTACCTGATGCTGGCCGGCGGGCGCGACGCCGACGAGGCGAAGGTGCGGCTCTACGCGAACGAAAGCCTGGCGCACCACGACTGGCTCGTCGCGCAGGGCCTCACGTACAAGAACACGTTCATTGCCGAGCGGATCGTCGAACCGGAGACCGACGATTGCCTGATCTGGTCGGGTAGCGAGGAAGCCTGGCCGTTCAGCGAGGCCGCGAAGCCGTGCCCGCGCGGGCACACGCCGCAATGGCCGGGCTGGGGCGGCGGGCAGATGCTGATGCGCGTGCTGGCCGAACGCGTGGCGGCGCTCGGCGTCGCGACGCGTTACGACACGCGCGCGCTCGCACTGATCGTCGACGACGACGGCGCGGTGCGCGGCGTCGTGCTGCGCGCGTATGGCGAGACGGCATGCGTGCGTGCGCGTCGCGCGGTGATCCTGTGTGCGGGCGGTTTCGCGATGAATCGCGACATGGTGCGCCGCCATGCGCCGCAGTTCCTGCGCTCGGATGAACCGATCGGCAGCCCCGGCGACGACGGCTCGGGCATCCTGCTCGGCCAGAGCGCGGGCGGCGCGGCGATCCACATGGACCAGGGCTTCGTCAGCCTGCCGTTCTACGCACCCGAATCGCTGATCCGGGGAATCTTCGTGAACGCGCGCGGCCAGCGCTTCGTCAACGAGGACGGTTATCACGGCCGCACGGGCCATCACGCGTTCCACCAGGCCGGCGACCGCATCTACCTGCTCGTCGACCAGGCGACGTACCGGGAGCCGCCCGCGATTGCGCGGATCGGCATCGCGGCGGCCGGCGAAACGTGGGAGGAAGTCGAACGCGACCTGCAGATGCCGGCCGGCACGCTGACGGCGACTGTCGACGTCTACAACCGCCATGCTGCCGAAGGCGCCGATCCGCTGTTCCACAAGGCGGAGAAATGGCTGCAGCCGCTGATCGAGCCGCCGTTCGTTGCGCTCGATTGCCGGATCGACTACGCGTTCTATCCGCACTTCACGCTCGGCGGGCTCGACACGCTGCCGACCGGGCAGGTGGTCGACGCGGCGCGCGCGCCGGTAGCGGGGCTCTATGCGGCCGGCCGCACGACCTGCGGGCTGCCGCGCTGGGGCGCCGGGTACAGCTCGGGGCTGTCGCTGGCCGATTCGACGTTCTTCGGCCGGCAGGCCGGCCGTCACGCCGCGCAGGCGGGGTGCGACGCGCTGCGCGACGCCGCGTAG
- the ftsH gene encoding ATP-dependent zinc metalloprotease FtsH, with product MDRKFDYPGLLIAAGFFVLFAAQLLMLRPSSASIAYSDFHRLVAARLVDDLEVSPASISGTLKMPQAGAMLPASDASAVQQAGAPWRFTTNRVSDEHLTDTLTAAGIRYHGAPDTSWMASLASWLLPLVLFVFIWNMMLRKRGGLQDFTGMGKSRARVYVQQETGITFDDIAGIDEAKAELQQLVAFLRNPDRYQRLGGKIPKGVLVVGAPGTGKTLLARAVAGEAAVPFFSISGSAFVEMFVGVGAARVRDLFEQAQQKAPCIVFVDELDALGKVRGVGPMSGNDEREQTLNQLLVEMDGFQAGSGVIIMAATNRPEILDPALLRPGRFDRHIAIDRPDVNGRRQILGVHVKRVKLAADVDLGELASRTPGFVGADLANVVNEAALHAAELGKPAIGMADFDEAIDRALTGLERKSRVMNAQEKLTIAYHEAGHALVAESRAHCDPVKKVSIIPRGVAALGYTQQVPTEDRYVLRRSELLDRIDALLGGRVAEELVFGDVSTGAQNDLERATAMARHMVMQYGMSEKIGLATFDDGDVRQGMPGAWHAGDGRCSEHTARMIDDEVRTLLADAHARVAMTLGERRDALERIARRLLQSEVLEREALQALIDGRVEPSSATQAAPAPDDEAGARGGAIETEHASAVERDFVAYGPPREPER from the coding sequence ATGGACAGGAAATTCGACTACCCGGGATTGCTGATCGCCGCGGGCTTCTTCGTGCTGTTCGCCGCGCAGTTGCTGATGCTGCGTCCGTCGTCGGCGTCGATCGCGTACAGCGATTTCCACCGGCTCGTCGCCGCACGGCTCGTCGACGATCTCGAAGTCAGCCCCGCATCGATCTCGGGCACGCTGAAGATGCCGCAGGCCGGCGCGATGCTGCCGGCGTCCGACGCCTCGGCCGTGCAGCAGGCCGGTGCGCCGTGGCGGTTCACGACCAACCGCGTGAGCGACGAACACCTGACCGACACGCTGACCGCGGCCGGCATCCGCTATCACGGCGCGCCCGACACGAGCTGGATGGCATCGCTTGCCTCGTGGCTGCTGCCGCTCGTGCTGTTCGTGTTCATCTGGAACATGATGCTGCGCAAGCGCGGCGGGCTGCAGGATTTCACCGGGATGGGCAAGAGCCGCGCGCGCGTGTACGTGCAGCAGGAAACCGGCATCACGTTCGACGATATCGCGGGCATCGACGAAGCCAAGGCCGAGCTGCAGCAGCTCGTCGCGTTCCTGCGCAACCCCGACCGCTACCAGCGGCTCGGCGGCAAGATTCCGAAGGGCGTGCTCGTCGTCGGCGCGCCGGGCACCGGCAAGACGCTGCTCGCGCGCGCGGTGGCCGGCGAGGCGGCCGTGCCGTTCTTCTCGATCAGCGGCTCGGCGTTCGTCGAGATGTTCGTCGGCGTCGGCGCGGCGCGCGTGCGCGACCTGTTCGAGCAGGCGCAGCAGAAGGCGCCGTGCATCGTGTTCGTCGACGAGCTCGACGCGCTCGGCAAGGTGCGCGGCGTCGGCCCGATGTCGGGCAACGACGAACGCGAGCAGACGCTCAACCAGTTGCTCGTCGAGATGGACGGCTTCCAGGCCGGCTCCGGCGTGATCATCATGGCCGCGACGAACCGGCCGGAGATCCTCGATCCCGCGCTGCTGCGGCCGGGCCGCTTCGATCGCCACATCGCGATCGACCGGCCCGACGTGAACGGCCGCCGGCAGATTCTCGGCGTGCATGTGAAGCGCGTGAAGCTCGCGGCCGACGTCGATCTCGGCGAGCTGGCATCGCGCACGCCGGGCTTCGTCGGTGCCGATCTCGCGAACGTCGTCAACGAGGCCGCGCTGCATGCGGCCGAACTCGGCAAGCCGGCGATCGGGATGGCCGACTTCGACGAGGCGATCGATCGCGCGCTGACGGGCCTCGAACGCAAGAGCCGCGTGATGAACGCGCAGGAGAAGCTGACCATCGCGTATCACGAGGCCGGCCATGCGCTCGTCGCGGAAAGCCGCGCGCATTGCGATCCGGTGAAGAAGGTGTCGATCATTCCGCGCGGCGTGGCGGCGCTCGGCTATACGCAGCAGGTGCCGACCGAGGATCGCTACGTGTTGCGCAGGAGCGAACTGCTCGACCGGATCGATGCCTTGCTCGGCGGGCGCGTTGCCGAGGAACTCGTGTTCGGCGACGTGTCGACGGGCGCGCAGAACGATCTCGAACGCGCGACCGCGATGGCGCGCCACATGGTCATGCAGTACGGGATGAGCGAGAAGATCGGGCTCGCGACGTTCGACGACGGCGATGTGCGGCAGGGCATGCCCGGCGCGTGGCATGCGGGCGACGGGCGCTGCAGCGAGCACACCGCGCGGATGATCGACGACGAGGTGCGCACGCTGCTCGCCGACGCGCATGCGCGGGTCGCGATGACGCTCGGCGAACGCCGCGATGCGCTCGAACGCATCGCGCGACGGCTGCTGCAATCCGAGGTGCTCGAGCGCGAAGCGCTGCAGGCGCTGATCGACGGGCGCGTCGAACCGTCGTCCGCGACGCAGGCTGCACCGGCACCGGACGACGAAGCCGGCGCACGCGGCGGCGCGATCGAAACGGAGCACGCATCCGCGGTCGAGCGCGATTTCGTCGCATACGGGCCGCCACGCGAACCCGAGCGCTGA
- a CDS encoding NAD-dependent epimerase/dehydratase family protein: MKILIVGGTGLIGGHAALHLHAHGNPVTLAARKPPAAGSALAQFDVLLRDYVAGNFTRDDLAPFDAVVFAAGNDIRHLPPGTDEAAHWERANVDAVPRFFALARDAGVKRAVLVGSFYPQVAPTLVDTVPYVRSRHLADERVRALATQSFAVCSVNAPFVVGSVPGLRNEMFAAYTGYAQGRFAGLPVFGPAGGSNFISTQSLSEAIWGALQRGEAGKAYLVGDENLSFADYFAAFFRAAGNPRDVPSLDQEHPLLPDIAIYTGRGNVVSYEPDPADSALLRYRRGDVQRAVDEVVAHCRAR, translated from the coding sequence ATGAAGATCCTGATCGTCGGCGGCACCGGCCTCATCGGCGGCCATGCCGCGCTGCACCTGCACGCGCACGGCAACCCCGTCACGCTCGCCGCACGCAAGCCACCCGCCGCCGGCAGCGCACTCGCGCAGTTCGACGTATTGCTGCGCGACTACGTGGCCGGCAACTTCACGCGCGACGATCTCGCGCCGTTCGACGCGGTGGTGTTCGCGGCCGGCAACGACATTCGCCACCTGCCGCCCGGCACCGACGAAGCCGCGCACTGGGAGCGCGCGAACGTCGATGCGGTGCCGCGCTTCTTCGCGCTCGCGCGCGACGCGGGCGTGAAGCGCGCGGTGCTGGTCGGCAGCTTCTATCCGCAGGTCGCGCCGACGCTCGTCGACACGGTGCCGTACGTGCGCTCGCGCCATCTCGCCGACGAACGTGTGCGCGCGCTCGCGACGCAGTCGTTCGCCGTCTGCAGCGTCAACGCGCCGTTCGTCGTCGGGTCGGTGCCGGGGCTGCGCAACGAGATGTTCGCTGCCTACACGGGCTATGCGCAAGGCCGGTTCGCGGGGCTGCCCGTGTTCGGGCCGGCCGGCGGCAGCAACTTCATCTCGACGCAATCGCTGTCGGAAGCGATCTGGGGCGCGCTGCAGCGCGGCGAAGCAGGCAAGGCCTACCTCGTCGGCGACGAGAACCTCAGCTTCGCCGATTACTTCGCGGCCTTCTTCCGCGCGGCGGGCAATCCGCGGGACGTCCCGTCGCTCGACCAGGAGCATCCGCTGTTGCCCGACATCGCGATCTACACGGGGCGCGGCAACGTCGTGTCGTACGAACCCGATCCCGCCGACAGCGCGCTGCTGCGCTACCGGCGAGGCGATGTGCAGCGTGCGGTCGATGAAGTCGTTGCGCATTGCCGTGCGCGGTAG
- a CDS encoding acid phosphatase, which translates to MNDTPDRPDDLPADPDRRRVLGGLAALGAGVALSGCETTGAPRSAADLRVDEALRQRVRHIVVIYAENRSFANLYGDFPGVSHPLSEVRPEHAQQLDRDGKTPLPVLPKIWGGLVPQAQEVDGKRYAIAERDIDKLPNAPFRIADAQGKPLPNGVITRDLWHRFYQNQMQIAGGRNDQFAAWADSGGLVMGHYRNSADTLRLWNLARQYTLCDNFFMAAFGGSWMNHMFLISAQPPLYPDAHKHPHAAKLLSKVEGDDPAGTRLKLADDSPASALDGPPKFAGDGPLTPDGYGVNTMAPPYQPSYVPPPDPGNAAYADPADHRVMPPQGYATIGDRLSEKNIDWAWYSGAWQYALEHRDTGAVPDFQYHHQPFNYFANYAPGTDARSKHLRDAGLGDEPSTNHFIADIDAGRLPAVTFYKPQGNLNMHAGYADIESGDRHIATVIDHIRRGPQWDNTVIVMTHDENGGWWDHVAPPVGDRWGPGSRIPALVISPFAKKGFVDHTLYDTNSILRFISRVHGLAPLDGVVARNKAFAARGATPPGDLTNALDLG; encoded by the coding sequence GTGAACGACACCCCCGATCGCCCCGACGACCTTCCCGCCGATCCCGACCGCCGCCGCGTGCTCGGCGGCCTTGCCGCGCTCGGTGCGGGTGTTGCGCTCAGCGGCTGCGAAACCACCGGCGCGCCGCGTTCCGCCGCCGACCTGCGCGTCGACGAGGCGTTGCGCCAGCGCGTGCGGCACATCGTGGTGATCTATGCGGAAAACCGCAGCTTCGCGAACCTGTACGGCGATTTCCCGGGCGTAAGCCATCCGCTGAGCGAGGTGCGGCCCGAGCACGCGCAGCAGCTCGATCGCGACGGCAAGACGCCGTTGCCCGTGCTGCCGAAGATCTGGGGCGGGCTCGTGCCGCAGGCGCAGGAAGTGGACGGCAAGCGCTACGCGATCGCCGAGCGCGACATCGACAAGTTGCCGAACGCGCCGTTCCGGATCGCGGACGCGCAGGGCAAGCCGCTGCCGAACGGCGTGATCACGCGCGACCTGTGGCACCGCTTCTACCAGAACCAGATGCAGATCGCGGGCGGCCGCAACGACCAGTTCGCCGCGTGGGCCGATTCGGGCGGCCTCGTGATGGGCCATTACCGCAATTCGGCCGACACGCTGCGGCTGTGGAACCTCGCGCGGCAGTACACGCTGTGCGACAACTTCTTCATGGCGGCCTTCGGCGGTTCGTGGATGAACCACATGTTCCTGATCTCCGCGCAGCCGCCGCTGTATCCGGACGCGCACAAGCATCCGCACGCGGCGAAACTGCTGTCGAAGGTCGAAGGCGACGATCCGGCCGGCACGCGCCTGAAGCTCGCCGACGATTCGCCCGCGTCCGCGCTCGACGGCCCGCCGAAGTTCGCGGGCGACGGCCCGCTGACGCCGGACGGCTATGGTGTGAACACGATGGCGCCGCCGTATCAGCCGAGCTACGTGCCGCCGCCGGACCCGGGCAACGCCGCGTATGCGGACCCGGCCGACCATCGCGTGATGCCGCCGCAGGGCTATGCGACGATCGGCGACCGCCTGTCGGAAAAGAACATCGACTGGGCGTGGTACAGCGGCGCGTGGCAGTACGCGCTCGAGCATCGCGACACGGGCGCCGTGCCCGATTTCCAGTACCACCACCAGCCGTTCAACTATTTCGCGAACTACGCGCCCGGCACCGATGCACGCAGCAAGCACCTGCGCGACGCCGGGCTCGGCGACGAGCCGTCGACCAACCACTTCATCGCCGACATCGACGCGGGCCGCCTGCCGGCCGTCACGTTCTACAAGCCGCAGGGCAACCTGAACATGCATGCGGGCTACGCGGACATCGAATCCGGCGACCGTCACATCGCGACGGTGATCGACCATATCCGGCGCGGGCCGCAATGGGACAACACCGTGATCGTGATGACGCACGACGAGAACGGCGGCTGGTGGGATCACGTCGCGCCGCCAGTGGGCGACCGCTGGGGCCCTGGTTCGCGGATTCCGGCGCTCGTGATCTCGCCGTTCGCGAAGAAGGGTTTCGTCGATCACACGCTGTACGACACCAACTCGATCCTGCGCTTCATCAGCCGCGTGCACGGGCTCGCGCCGCTCGACGGCGTGGTCGCGCGCAACAAGGCGTTCGCCGCGCGCGGCGCGACGCCGCCGGGCGATCTCACGAACGCGCTCGACCTCGGCTGA
- a CDS encoding SDR family NAD(P)-dependent oxidoreductase, with translation MRTAAPLDGRTALVTGGAGGIGAACAHALVADGAAVVLMGRRRDALERTQRQLTDAVPGSRVAIHAGDACDEGDLQAALDCAWALDRRLDIVVPTVGGAGFRPLLLHDADTFRAEIDLNLHSAFAAIRHAAPRLSDSGGGAIVCISSTAARINFRWLSAYCTAKAALEALVRGAAEELAGAKIRVNAVRPGLTRSEATAPMFDNRALVDSFLEQIPLGTLGEPEAIAHAVRYLAGPESGWVTGQSFAVDGGHELRTNPRVDDTIAQIYGTAALDAIRAGRAPGAA, from the coding sequence ATGCGCACCGCTGCTCCCCTCGACGGCCGCACCGCACTCGTCACGGGCGGCGCCGGCGGCATCGGCGCGGCCTGCGCGCACGCGCTCGTCGCCGACGGCGCGGCCGTCGTGCTGATGGGCCGCCGCCGCGACGCGCTCGAACGCACGCAACGGCAACTGACCGACGCGGTGCCCGGCAGCCGCGTCGCGATCCATGCGGGCGACGCCTGCGACGAAGGCGACCTGCAGGCCGCGCTCGACTGCGCGTGGGCGCTCGACCGTCGCCTCGACATCGTCGTGCCGACGGTTGGCGGTGCGGGTTTCCGGCCGCTGCTGCTGCACGACGCCGACACCTTCCGCGCCGAAATCGACCTGAACCTGCACAGCGCATTCGCCGCGATCCGTCACGCCGCGCCGCGGCTCTCCGACAGCGGCGGCGGCGCGATCGTCTGCATCTCGTCGACGGCCGCGCGGATCAATTTCCGCTGGCTGTCCGCGTACTGCACCGCGAAGGCTGCGCTCGAAGCACTCGTGCGCGGCGCGGCCGAGGAACTGGCCGGCGCGAAGATCCGCGTGAACGCGGTGCGCCCGGGCCTCACGCGCTCCGAAGCAACGGCGCCGATGTTCGACAACCGCGCGCTCGTCGATAGCTTTCTCGAGCAGATCCCGCTCGGCACGCTCGGCGAACCGGAAGCGATCGCGCATGCGGTGCGCTATCTCGCGGGCCCCGAGTCGGGCTGGGTGACCGGCCAGAGTTTCGCGGTCGACGGCGGCCACGAACTGCGCACCAACCCGCGCGTCGACGACACGATCGCGCAGATCTACGGCACGGCCGCGCTCGACGCGATCAGGGCCGGCCGCGCACCGGGCGCCGCATGA